One window of the Desulfobulbaceae bacterium genome contains the following:
- the mtnN gene encoding 5'-methylthioadenosine/S-adenosylhomocysteine nucleosidase: MICFARYVAVCSLVFVVRSACWADTGIIVALDSTLQGFNNSADFNAGIKQKAGREFYSGSLGGTKIVLVRSPMGKVNNAITAQVLLSEFSIDSVYSISPAGSLVGNLEKGDVVVATTVYQHDFGSIKPYGFIWSKTPVRNNQEADAYNVLDRSLVKSVLEVNRSLKIWGNLTEGILVSGDQFIASSDKKKWLMEKFKASAVDMGGSAIAQVCYSNKVKCCLIRTITDEAEVEARADFNESVTASSSAPDLVRMMKEILKSRKEKRGLQ, translated from the coding sequence TTGATCTGCTTTGCAAGGTATGTCGCAGTCTGCTCTTTGGTATTTGTTGTTAGATCTGCGTGTTGGGCAGACACAGGTATTATTGTTGCGCTAGACTCAACACTTCAAGGGTTCAACAACTCTGCAGACTTTAATGCCGGAATAAAACAGAAAGCCGGGCGTGAATTTTATTCCGGCAGCTTGGGTGGCACGAAGATTGTTTTGGTTCGGTCACCAATGGGCAAAGTTAATAACGCCATTACTGCCCAGGTCCTGCTTTCGGAGTTTTCTATTGATTCGGTTTATTCCATATCTCCAGCGGGCAGTCTTGTTGGAAATCTTGAGAAAGGCGATGTTGTGGTTGCCACCACAGTTTATCAGCATGATTTTGGATCAATCAAGCCATATGGCTTTATCTGGAGCAAAACTCCGGTGCGAAACAATCAAGAAGCGGATGCCTATAATGTGCTTGATCGCTCTCTCGTGAAGTCAGTACTGGAAGTTAACAGAAGCCTGAAGATCTGGGGAAATTTAACAGAAGGTATTTTGGTTTCTGGAGATCAATTCATTGCCAGTTCGGACAAAAAAAAATGGCTCATGGAAAAATTCAAGGCCAGCGCTGTTGACATGGGAGGCTCGGCAATCGCTCAGGTCTGCTACAGCAACAAAGTAAAGTGCTGTCTTATCCGAACCATTACCGACGAGGCCGAAGTTGAGGCCAGAGCTGATTTTAACGAATCAGTTACTGCTAGTAGTTCGGCACCTGATCTGGTCAGAATGATGAAAGAAATTCTGAAAAGCAGAAAAGAGAAGAGGGGCCTGCAATGA
- a CDS encoding P-II family nitrogen regulator — protein MKKIEAIIKPFKLDDVKDALNKIGINGMTLTEVKGYGRQKGHKEIYRGAEYVVDFRPKMKLEIIVNADQVDKVVDCIRQAALTGKIGDGKIFVLPVEEVVRVRTGEKGRDAI, from the coding sequence ATGAAAAAAATTGAAGCAATTATCAAACCTTTCAAGCTTGATGATGTTAAAGATGCCTTAAACAAAATCGGCATAAACGGTATGACCTTGACTGAAGTGAAGGGCTACGGCCGCCAAAAAGGCCACAAAGAAATTTATCGCGGCGCTGAATACGTCGTTGACTTCAGGCCTAAAATGAAACTTGAGATCATTGTAAATGCTGACCAGGTAGACAAAGTTGTCGATTGTATTCGCCAGGCTGCTCTGACAGGGAAAATAGGTGATGGCAAAATTTTTGTTCTTCCTGTAGAAGAGGTTGTACGCGTCCGAACCGGAGAAAAAGGCAGGGACGCCATATAA
- the glnD gene encoding [protein-PII] uridylyltransferase yields MIPPKSEIKNPKSENPLHGLKTRREILEVLWRQGLSGQALLKEHTHLIDTHLAQKFSDCAETKSGMTLIAVGGYGRGELFPFSDIDLLLLHEKSVSDKLNSVAEALFYPLWDAGLDVGHSVRTIKDCLNDAAKDFFFQVAFLDARFISGDVALFSQLQNKFRKKFIDGKRREFFEEMTRHRDERHRHFGQHSYMLEPQIKESRGGLRDIQAVLWTSKVVFGLKDVASLCDSGILSQPEHDRFVEAWDHLIKIRNRLHYITGRRTDQLFFEHQEEIAKAFNFRPSQGLMGVEHFMRKVYGHLQTVAVTSDLFFEHVDEVLAKKPGFFSKEKYKVLAPGIVERNERIHLSSPELISSSPRTMMQIFSLAAKSGVQVHHQARKAIAENLDRINDEFRTDPSIAKQFLTIIQQQKNTGSILEAMLETGFLAAYIPEFGHLISLAQHDIYHVYTVDHHLLQTVQVLHQVIDTHQNIYSLLTSPQVLFLAALLHDIGKGYDTNHSDKGAKLAAQIGSRLGLAAEEIALLEFTVRNHLFLTDTALRRDLEDAAFIKSCAKKFSSLEELAALILLSIADAMATGPTVWNDWKNTLLLDLYLKIALVLDQKEGPGENSSLGIDWIRDKITSEFDNQCPIQLNDLPDDYLLNFPPAQIAEHIRHSQVVTDSVTVIPKDKTDHWTILIITKDRPGLLTKICGVTALNSLELLAAQVFTWSNGIAVDSLDVRSVYEQAHADQNWKSFTTDLSQALKNRLGLEYRLNNVTLPLAKIPSRELQQTKVVIHNDASEVFTVMEVYTENRLGILYNVCRTLTDFRINIFRAKIATQSDQVVDVFYVLDQEGQKITDKAFIEEIKQSLIFAASRK; encoded by the coding sequence ATCATACCGCCGAAATCCGAAATCAAAAATCCGAAATCCGAAAACCCTCTCCACGGCCTCAAAACCCGCCGGGAAATTCTGGAAGTTCTCTGGCGGCAAGGCCTCAGCGGTCAAGCTCTCCTTAAAGAGCATACCCATCTGATCGACACCCATCTAGCGCAAAAATTTTCGGATTGCGCCGAAACCAAGAGCGGCATGACCCTCATTGCTGTGGGTGGGTACGGCAGGGGTGAGCTATTTCCCTTCTCCGATATCGACCTACTCCTGCTTCACGAAAAATCGGTATCCGACAAGCTTAACTCTGTGGCCGAAGCCCTTTTCTACCCCCTCTGGGACGCAGGTCTTGATGTTGGCCATAGTGTTCGTACTATCAAAGATTGTTTAAACGATGCCGCCAAGGATTTCTTCTTCCAGGTGGCCTTTCTCGATGCCCGCTTCATTTCTGGCGATGTTGCTCTTTTCAGCCAGCTCCAGAATAAATTCCGCAAAAAATTCATTGACGGCAAACGCAGAGAGTTTTTTGAGGAGATGACCCGCCATCGTGATGAGCGCCACAGACACTTTGGCCAACACAGCTACATGCTTGAGCCACAGATCAAGGAAAGCCGTGGTGGTTTACGCGATATTCAGGCCGTATTGTGGACCTCTAAAGTGGTCTTTGGTTTAAAGGACGTTGCCTCGCTCTGCGACTCAGGCATACTTTCTCAGCCTGAACACGATAGATTTGTTGAGGCCTGGGACCACCTGATCAAAATACGTAACCGCCTGCACTACATTACCGGGAGACGGACTGACCAGTTGTTCTTTGAGCACCAGGAAGAAATCGCCAAAGCCTTTAACTTCCGGCCTTCACAAGGCCTAATGGGCGTTGAGCACTTCATGCGCAAGGTTTATGGCCATCTGCAAACTGTCGCAGTAACTTCAGACCTCTTTTTTGAACATGTTGACGAAGTCCTCGCCAAAAAGCCGGGCTTTTTCAGCAAAGAAAAATATAAAGTCCTGGCCCCTGGAATCGTCGAGAGAAATGAGCGCATTCACCTATCTAGCCCTGAATTGATCAGCAGTTCACCTCGAACGATGATGCAGATTTTTTCATTAGCCGCTAAATCCGGCGTCCAGGTCCATCATCAAGCACGAAAAGCTATTGCTGAAAACCTGGATCGTATTAACGATGAGTTCAGAACAGACCCCAGCATTGCGAAGCAGTTTCTCACGATTATTCAACAGCAGAAAAACACTGGTTCAATCCTGGAGGCGATGCTCGAAACGGGCTTTCTGGCAGCCTACATTCCAGAATTCGGCCATCTGATCTCTCTCGCTCAACATGACATCTATCATGTCTACACAGTTGACCATCATCTCTTACAGACCGTCCAGGTTCTCCATCAGGTCATAGACACCCATCAGAATATTTACTCGCTACTGACCTCACCACAAGTTCTATTTCTGGCGGCCCTGCTTCATGACATTGGTAAAGGCTACGACACTAACCATTCAGACAAGGGCGCTAAACTGGCCGCACAGATTGGCAGCCGACTTGGTCTTGCTGCGGAAGAGATTGCCCTGCTTGAGTTCACGGTAAGAAACCACCTGTTCCTGACCGACACCGCTTTGCGTAGAGACTTGGAAGACGCTGCCTTTATAAAGAGTTGTGCCAAAAAATTTTCTTCGCTGGAAGAACTCGCAGCACTCATACTCCTGTCAATTGCAGATGCCATGGCAACTGGCCCAACTGTCTGGAATGACTGGAAAAACACCCTTCTACTCGACCTCTATCTAAAAATCGCCCTGGTTTTAGACCAGAAAGAAGGGCCCGGAGAAAATTCAAGCTTAGGCATTGACTGGATCCGGGACAAAATCACCTCCGAGTTTGACAATCAATGCCCAATACAGCTCAATGACCTGCCGGACGACTATTTGCTAAATTTCCCCCCCGCCCAAATCGCTGAACACATTCGGCACAGCCAGGTTGTCACAGATAGCGTCACAGTTATCCCCAAAGACAAAACTGATCACTGGACAATTCTCATCATAACAAAAGACCGCCCGGGCCTGCTCACGAAAATATGCGGGGTTACAGCACTAAACAGTCTAGAACTTCTTGCAGCTCAGGTTTTCACCTGGTCAAACGGTATTGCCGTTGACAGTCTCGATGTACGTTCCGTTTATGAGCAAGCCCATGCCGACCAGAACTGGAAATCCTTCACAACCGACCTTTCCCAGGCCCTCAAAAACCGCCTGGGCCTTGAGTATCGCCTCAACAACGTTACCCTGCCATTAGCTAAGATACCATCAAGAGAGCTCCAACAGACTAAAGTTGTGATACACAATGACGCATCCGAAGTTTTCACAGTTATGGAGGTCTACACGGAAAACAGATTAGGGATACTCTACAACGTCTGCAGAACACTGACCGACTTCCGGATCAACATTTTCCGGGCCAAAATTGCTACCCAGTCAGATCAGGTCGTTGATGTCTTTTACGTACTCGACCAGGAAGGTCAAAAAATCACAGACAAAGCCTTCATCGAAGAGATCAAACAAAGCCTCATCTTTGCCGCTTCAAGAAAATAA
- a CDS encoding tetratricopeptide repeat protein gives MNHIFTVIAAQATVLRKIIYSTFCSAGILVTMAGYAWGFDGYYLLKEGDIALDQGRSAEAQALFEKYIDTHPATQGTKSTRYQKKKQYYIKNLLTAYSDLFEVFRETGNEAEFNRRLAMLKATFNNGGFSHKNMYNLAEIYLDFNRDEDARPILELIVTEHAISHYPYNIKVTLRAYSKLFNILKTKGDNLAVEKLLTSLADNYPDPEFDSNDKYKLALLYFTNGRDEQGLELLNAIAAEEQFTSSSPFIHTLINTYIKLLKTSHKKGDKAASKKIMTTLAGEGFEKLSAGNAYKLAVAFLNSGEKETGRKIFDTLSANFPETVWGRKSLFLRARDAMSSKDWDTAINKYSKYIDRYPDKHFFALKAYSSLLDAHWSRDGNLEDQEIKISLFADIINQVTDYETQLNLARDLHRKGFGELADATFTLGVAAANKEIEKEPLTLTAMRANWLIAKYAVELGKFDIARQRGSSVIAQSNNSRTWLRSKKEKEREDHFLSRTYLNLAEINEAAEDYENAEEMLNRFVEEFADDVDADYARYKLGRLYEKINKKSEAAETYRKVRGGKWKENAAKRLLDIGGL, from the coding sequence ATGAACCACATATTCACCGTTATTGCCGCCCAAGCAACTGTACTGCGCAAAATAATTTACAGTACTTTTTGCAGCGCAGGCATTCTTGTGACAATGGCCGGATATGCTTGGGGTTTTGACGGATATTATCTGCTCAAGGAAGGGGATATTGCCCTTGATCAAGGCAGAAGTGCAGAAGCCCAGGCCTTATTTGAAAAATACATTGATACCCACCCTGCCACTCAAGGCACAAAATCCACCAGATACCAGAAAAAAAAGCAGTACTACATCAAAAACCTGCTGACAGCTTATTCGGATCTTTTTGAGGTTTTTCGCGAAACTGGTAATGAGGCTGAATTTAACAGGCGTCTTGCCATGTTAAAGGCAACCTTCAATAACGGCGGGTTCAGCCATAAAAATATGTATAATCTGGCTGAAATCTACCTTGATTTTAACCGAGATGAAGATGCACGGCCAATTCTTGAATTGATTGTTACTGAACATGCAATCAGTCATTACCCGTATAACATCAAGGTGACTTTGCGTGCCTATTCCAAACTTTTCAATATTTTAAAAACGAAAGGTGATAACTTGGCCGTCGAAAAGTTACTGACAAGTTTAGCCGATAACTATCCTGATCCAGAATTTGATAGTAACGATAAATACAAACTGGCCTTGTTGTATTTCACCAATGGTAGGGATGAGCAGGGCCTCGAACTGCTCAACGCGATTGCAGCTGAGGAGCAGTTTACTTCCAGCTCCCCCTTTATCCATACGCTTATAAACACCTACATAAAACTTCTTAAAACCTCTCACAAGAAAGGGGACAAGGCTGCCAGTAAAAAAATAATGACTACGTTAGCTGGCGAAGGGTTTGAGAAATTGTCAGCGGGTAACGCCTATAAACTCGCAGTTGCTTTTCTTAATTCGGGTGAAAAGGAAACCGGCAGGAAAATTTTTGACACCCTGAGCGCAAATTTTCCTGAAACTGTCTGGGGCAGAAAAAGTCTTTTTCTACGCGCCAGGGATGCTATGAGCAGCAAAGACTGGGATACTGCCATAAACAAATATTCAAAGTATATTGATCGGTATCCGGACAAGCATTTCTTTGCTCTTAAGGCATATTCAAGTTTGCTTGATGCCCATTGGTCGAGAGATGGAAACCTTGAAGATCAGGAGATTAAGATTTCTCTTTTTGCCGATATCATCAATCAGGTGACTGACTATGAAACTCAGCTCAATCTGGCAAGAGATCTTCACCGAAAAGGCTTTGGGGAACTGGCCGATGCCACGTTTACACTCGGTGTTGCTGCTGCCAACAAAGAGATTGAAAAAGAGCCTCTCACCCTCACTGCAATGAGGGCCAATTGGCTGATTGCAAAATACGCAGTTGAGCTTGGAAAGTTTGATATTGCCCGGCAGAGGGGTTCTTCTGTAATAGCTCAAAGCAATAACAGCAGGACATGGTTGCGGTCCAAAAAAGAGAAAGAACGTGAGGATCATTTTCTGTCTCGAACTTATCTTAATCTGGCAGAAATTAATGAGGCAGCTGAGGATTATGAAAATGCCGAGGAGATGCTTAACCGTTTTGTGGAAGAGTTCGCCGACGATGTGGATGCTGATTATGCTAGATATAAGCTGGGACGCCTCTATGAGAAAATAAATAAAAAGAGTGAGGCGGCCGAGACCTACCGAAAAGTTCGGGGTGGCAAGTGGAAGGAGAACGCTGCCAAACGTCTACTTGATATTGGTGGGCTATGA
- a CDS encoding ammonium transporter, protein MINAGDTAFILAAAGLVLLMTPGLALFYGGMVRSKNVLGTFMQSLIMISVISVQWVIIGYSMSFGPDISGIIGDLSWLGLNSVGSAPSQTYATTIPQNVFMIYQCMFAIITPALITGAFAERVKFAPFIIFALLWSILVYNPVCHWIWGSGGWLAQKGVLDFAGGLVVHLTSGMAALAAVLVIGPRKGFGRHSFMPHNLPMTVIGTGLLWFGWFGFNAGSALAADGIAATAFVSTHLAGMAGMAMWTIVEWVHHDKPTTLGAASGAIAGLATVTPAAGFISPISAILIGMIAGIACYTAVNLKGKIGLDDSLDVIGIHGVGGLVGTLCLGLFASKAVNPGGADGLFAGNAAFLGSQLFGVAVVGAYAFVVSWILLKVIDSVMGLRLSDEAEVTGLDLSEHSESAYSS, encoded by the coding sequence ATGATCAACGCTGGAGACACCGCATTTATTCTAGCCGCTGCAGGCCTGGTACTATTGATGACACCGGGTTTGGCCCTTTTTTATGGAGGAATGGTGAGAAGCAAAAACGTTTTGGGTACATTCATGCAAAGCCTGATCATGATCTCAGTTATCAGCGTGCAGTGGGTCATCATTGGCTATTCCATGTCTTTTGGCCCAGACATTAGCGGTATTATCGGTGACCTGTCATGGCTTGGTCTCAATTCTGTTGGCTCCGCACCCAGCCAGACCTATGCGACTACCATCCCTCAAAACGTTTTCATGATCTACCAGTGCATGTTTGCAATCATCACCCCAGCGCTCATTACCGGCGCCTTTGCCGAACGTGTGAAGTTTGCGCCATTTATTATTTTTGCCCTTCTGTGGTCTATTCTTGTTTACAACCCGGTTTGTCACTGGATCTGGGGCTCAGGCGGCTGGCTTGCCCAAAAGGGTGTTTTAGATTTTGCCGGCGGCTTAGTTGTCCATCTCACCTCCGGCATGGCTGCGCTTGCCGCAGTTTTAGTCATCGGACCACGAAAAGGCTTTGGCCGCCACTCCTTCATGCCCCACAATCTTCCAATGACAGTTATTGGCACAGGCTTACTCTGGTTTGGCTGGTTTGGCTTTAATGCAGGCAGCGCCTTGGCTGCTGACGGCATTGCCGCCACAGCCTTTGTCTCAACCCATCTGGCGGGAATGGCCGGAATGGCTATGTGGACCATTGTAGAATGGGTGCATCACGACAAACCCACCACACTTGGCGCCGCCTCCGGAGCAATTGCCGGGCTGGCAACCGTCACCCCGGCAGCAGGATTTATCAGCCCGATTTCAGCAATACTAATCGGCATGATTGCTGGTATCGCTTGTTACACTGCTGTTAACCTGAAGGGCAAAATCGGCCTGGATGACAGCCTGGACGTTATTGGGATCCATGGGGTCGGTGGCCTGGTTGGCACCCTCTGCCTTGGCCTGTTTGCCTCAAAGGCCGTCAACCCAGGAGGCGCAGATGGACTTTTTGCCGGGAATGCTGCTTTTTTGGGCTCTCAACTTTTTGGCGTAGCTGTTGTCGGAGCGTATGCTTTTGTGGTAAGTTGGATCCTACTCAAGGTAATTGATTCCGTCATGGGCCTGCGGCTCTCTGATGAAGCGGAAGTGACAGGCCTTGACCTTTCCGAACATAGTGAATCTGCCTATAGTTCTTAA
- a CDS encoding RNA-directed DNA polymerase has protein sequence MALCREKEQYLKNLRLVNLRADVDPELVDLLVAYAGMRLENNRDVNFFQDDVKERAGKHPYLLRFLQKNKETDPRALNFLVSYFLELKTRGIPCVFNRQHLADTLGISLVAMDELAQNSPKYYTRFSAAKKNGAQREILAPKAELKTVQRKILDFLLIKVPLNNHAEGFRKNRSIVTNAQRHTDKKVLIKMDIKDFFPSTKAKRVFGMFFSLGYPEGVASTLTNLTTFKGRLATGAPTSPAISNVLCRRLDKRFARLGEKCDFSYSRYADDLTVSSNNTNLAGLLPLFKEIVLEEGYELNENKLRIMRSGSRQKVTGVVVNIKPNIDKNEIRKLRAVVYNCRHKDINKEIYKWAQMEKSHPEPSQYTLDTFKRSVSAKINFVKMVNHKAGEKLLADFKALSWPG, from the coding sequence ATGGCACTTTGCAGGGAGAAAGAACAATATCTGAAGAATTTGCGATTGGTAAATCTTCGTGCCGATGTTGATCCTGAGTTGGTTGATCTGCTTGTTGCGTACGCTGGAATGCGCCTCGAAAATAATCGGGATGTTAATTTTTTTCAGGATGACGTCAAGGAGCGAGCGGGCAAGCACCCGTATCTTTTAAGATTTCTGCAAAAGAATAAAGAGACTGACCCGAGAGCTCTTAATTTTCTGGTCTCCTATTTTCTGGAATTGAAAACCAGGGGGATTCCGTGTGTTTTCAATAGGCAGCATCTTGCCGATACTCTTGGCATTTCCCTCGTGGCCATGGATGAATTGGCCCAAAATTCCCCAAAATACTATACCCGTTTTTCTGCCGCAAAAAAAAATGGAGCCCAACGCGAAATTCTGGCACCAAAAGCGGAACTGAAAACGGTGCAGAGAAAGATTCTTGATTTTCTGCTGATCAAGGTTCCGTTGAATAACCATGCCGAAGGGTTCCGGAAAAATCGTTCCATCGTCACAAACGCCCAAAGGCACACGGACAAGAAAGTACTTATAAAAATGGATATTAAGGATTTTTTCCCATCAACAAAAGCTAAACGAGTGTTTGGGATGTTTTTTTCCCTGGGATATCCCGAAGGCGTGGCAAGTACACTCACCAACCTGACAACCTTTAAAGGAAGGCTCGCCACCGGCGCTCCAACTAGCCCGGCTATTTCTAACGTTTTATGCCGACGGCTCGACAAGAGGTTTGCCCGGCTAGGTGAAAAATGTGACTTTTCGTATTCGCGTTATGCTGATGATTTGACGGTTTCCTCAAACAACACCAATTTAGCCGGACTGCTCCCCTTGTTCAAAGAGATTGTTCTGGAAGAAGGTTATGAACTGAATGAAAACAAACTGCGGATTATGCGAAGTGGGTCGCGCCAAAAGGTTACTGGGGTTGTTGTGAACATCAAACCTAATATCGACAAAAATGAGATCCGAAAATTACGGGCTGTTGTCTATAACTGCCGCCACAAAGATATCAACAAGGAAATATATAAATGGGCACAAATGGAAAAGAGTCATCCCGAGCCCTCGCAATATACGCTGGATACTTTTAAAAGATCAGTTTCCGCCAAAATTAATTTTGTGAAAATGGTTAACCATAAAGCCGGTGAGAAGCTTCTTGCTGATTTTAAGGCGCTTAGTTGGCCTGGTTGA